A genomic window from Streptomyces mirabilis includes:
- a CDS encoding ADP-ribosylglycohydrolase family protein yields MGATAGAVWGRAEQQDFRSRVRGTLLGAAVGDALGAPVDGLTLERIREAHGPEGLVDLAFGYGRRGSVTHLTQLTLFSFDGLIRAQVRRDTGAWHPPTDLHRAYRRWAATQSDWGPDERRKDDGWLAREEWLYARRDPARACLIGFGDDIMGTLDAPKSPGELGPEAAARSAPFGLLVGWEPQLVMQLAVECAAQTHGHPTAYLAAGAYAVIVHALARGESLDGAVQRALAILAARPGQQPVADALQHALGAVRQGMPTPGRVEELAGDGTAEGLLAVAVYCALVGDDIRHGLCLAVNQGGPSGVAGALTGGLLGALHGETALPPAWLAELEGRPTMLALADDFAMEMTQGPALHGPSGSAPGWLARYPRA; encoded by the coding sequence GTGGGTGCGACAGCCGGTGCCGTCTGGGGCCGTGCGGAGCAGCAGGACTTCCGTAGCCGGGTACGTGGGACCCTGCTGGGCGCGGCCGTCGGGGACGCCCTCGGGGCGCCGGTCGACGGGCTCACCCTGGAGCGGATCCGGGAGGCCCACGGCCCGGAGGGGCTGGTCGACCTCGCCTTCGGGTACGGCCGGCGTGGCTCCGTCACCCACCTCACCCAGCTGACCCTCTTCTCTTTCGACGGTCTGATACGCGCCCAGGTGCGCCGTGACACCGGCGCCTGGCATCCGCCCACCGACCTCCACCGGGCGTACCGCCGCTGGGCGGCCACCCAGAGCGACTGGGGCCCCGACGAGCGCCGCAAGGACGACGGCTGGCTGGCCCGCGAGGAGTGGCTGTACGCCCGCCGGGACCCGGCCCGCGCGTGCCTGATCGGCTTCGGCGACGACATCATGGGCACGCTGGACGCGCCCAAGAGCCCCGGCGAGCTCGGGCCCGAGGCCGCCGCCCGCTCGGCGCCCTTCGGGCTGCTCGTCGGCTGGGAGCCGCAGCTCGTGATGCAACTCGCCGTCGAGTGCGCCGCGCAGACGCACGGGCACCCCACGGCGTACCTCGCGGCGGGCGCGTACGCCGTCATCGTGCACGCGCTGGCCCGCGGCGAGAGCCTCGACGGGGCCGTGCAGCGGGCGCTCGCGATCCTCGCGGCGCGGCCGGGGCAGCAGCCCGTCGCGGACGCGCTCCAGCATGCGCTGGGGGCCGTGCGGCAGGGGATGCCGACGCCGGGGCGCGTCGAGGAACTCGCCGGGGACGGTACGGCGGAGGGGTTGCTCGCGGTCGCCGTGTACTGCGCGCTGGTGGGGGACGACATCCGGCACGGTCTGTGCCTCGCGGTGAACCAGGGTGGGCCCTCCGGTGTCGCCGGCGCGCTCACCGGGGGGCTGCTCGGCGCCCTGCACGGCGAGACGGCCCTCCCGCCTGCCTGGCTGGCCGAGCTGGAGGGCCGTCCCACGATGCTGGCCCTGGCGGACGACTTCGCCATGGAGATGACCCAGGGCCCGGCCCTGCACGGCCCGTCCGGCTCCGCACCGGGCTGGCTGGCCCGTTACCCGCGGGCATAG
- a CDS encoding DUF397 domain-containing protein, giving the protein MSYGSNVGPGCVETALAPAATVHGRDSKDTQRAQLAFTGASWTEFVSSVRR; this is encoded by the coding sequence GTGAGCTACGGCAGCAACGTCGGCCCCGGCTGCGTCGAAACCGCCCTAGCCCCCGCCGCCACCGTCCACGGCCGCGACTCCAAGGACACCCAGCGCGCCCAACTGGCCTTCACCGGCGCCTCCTGGACGGAGTTCGTCAGTTCGGTCCGCCGCTGA